In Terriglobia bacterium, the DNA window GGAACTTCACGCTGGTTCTGTTGAGCGCGCGCCAGAGCGACCGGGTTGGGCTCGGGAATTGGCTCATTCATGGCAGTCAACTGCTGTTTGGCCTGCACGACGCGGTCGGACAGAGGATGGTCCGTCACAATGCGAGCGTAGTAGATCGCAGCATCCTTTCCGGCACCCAGCTGTTGTAGAGAAAACCCAAGGCTGAACAGCGTATCCGGCGTTCTTGAGTAGTCGGGATACTTCTTCAAGACTTCCTGATAGCGGCTGATCGCAGCCCTATAGTCCTTGCGGGACACGAGGTAGAAATTACCCACGCCGAAAATCCCGTCCGCAAGCAGCTCCTGAACTTCCCGCAGCTTTTCCTTGGCCTCATTGATCAGAGGACTGTCCGGATACGACTCGATGAATGACTTGAATTCGATCTCCGCGAGCTGCCCCTGCGTGGTGTCGCGATCCGCCTTCTCCAGACGCTTCACATGGGTCATCGCGATCTTCATTTGAGCGTCGTCGGCTAATTCACTTGCGGGGAAAAACGTAATGTAGTCCTTGAATCCGTTTTCAGCCTCCGTCAACGTGCTGGAAGTACTCTCGCGGTAGAAGGATTCCGCCATTGCGTATTTGGCCTGCGGCAGGAATTCGCTGTCCGGATAAGTGCTGATCAGGGTCTGAAGCGTCAGCCGGGCGACCGTAAACCGGCTCTTCTCCATATCTTTCATGGCGCGTTCGAAAAGAACACGATCCGGCTCATTCAGGTTGCTGGGTGGTAGCGTTCGGGTCGTCGTGGCTTTCTTTCCATGACAACACAGCAGAAGTAAAAATAATGGTAAAACTAAGAAAAACTTCCTCATTGGACCTCAACTTTGCAGAAACCGCAGGCTCTTGCGCGATTATATGTACCCACGATCATACCCGACCGACGTCCCTAATTCCAGCAGTTCCCTGACCTTCTGGGCTGGATCCGGAGCGTGAAATATGGCCGATCCGGACACCAGGACCTCCGCCCCGGCTCTGACGACGTCTGGAACCGTAGTTGTGTCTATTCCGCCGTCCACTTCGATC includes these proteins:
- the bamD gene encoding outer membrane protein assembly factor BamD gives rise to the protein MRKFFLVLPLFLLLLCCHGKKATTTRTLPPSNLNEPDRVLFERAMKDMEKSRFTVARLTLQTLISTYPDSEFLPQAKYAMAESFYRESTSSTLTEAENGFKDYITFFPASELADDAQMKIAMTHVKRLEKADRDTTQGQLAEIEFKSFIESYPDSPLINEAKEKLREVQELLADGIFGVGNFYLVSRKDYRAAISRYQEVLKKYPDYSRTPDTLFSLGFSLQQLGAGKDAAIYYARIVTDHPLSDRVVQAKQQLTAMNEPIPEPNPVALARAQQNQREVPPGGVLGKLYAILKPSPGVSTNTAAASNAAAEEATSDTNSGPVRGGTTGGGNAAKAGGANDSPAFSVTPAVASPQPGRSVTVSAGSSSTSPSVASPEQPPAKK